The following are from one region of the Cytobacillus firmus genome:
- a CDS encoding zinc ribbon domain-containing protein YjdM yields MSSLPNCPKCSSEYTYEDGVLLVCPVCAHEWTAESEINSLEDEKVIKDSNGNVLSDGDTVSVIKDLKVKGSSSVIKIGTKVKNIRLVDGDHDIDCKIDGFGAMKLKSEFVKKV; encoded by the coding sequence ATGTCTAGTTTGCCTAATTGCCCAAAATGCAGTTCAGAGTATACGTACGAGGATGGGGTGCTCTTAGTTTGTCCTGTGTGTGCACATGAGTGGACAGCAGAATCCGAAATCAACAGTCTTGAGGACGAAAAGGTGATTAAGGATTCTAACGGAAATGTACTAAGTGATGGAGATACCGTATCCGTCATTAAAGATCTTAAAGTAAAAGGCTCCTCTTCTGTTATTAAGATTGGAACCAAGGTGAAAAATATTCGCCTTGTGGACGGTGATCATGATATTGACTGTAAAATCGACGGTTTTGGCGCCATGAAGCTGAAGTCGGAATTTGTGAAGAAAGTATAG
- the ahpC gene encoding alkyl hydroperoxide reductase subunit C, protein MALIGSEVLPFAAKAYHNGDFIDVTEENFKGKWSVVCFYPADFTFVCPTELEDLQNEYATLKDMGAEVYSVSTDTHFTHKAWHDNSETINKIEYVMIGDPNQKISRNFEVLNEEDGLAERGTFIIDPDGIIQTVEINAGGIGRDASQVVSKLKAAQYVRNNPGEVCPAKWKEGSETLKPSLDLVGKI, encoded by the coding sequence ATGGCATTAATCGGTTCAGAAGTACTACCATTCGCAGCAAAAGCTTACCATAACGGTGATTTTATCGATGTTACTGAAGAAAACTTCAAAGGAAAGTGGAGCGTAGTTTGCTTCTACCCTGCAGATTTCACATTCGTATGCCCTACTGAATTAGAAGACCTTCAAAATGAATATGCAACTTTAAAAGATATGGGAGCAGAAGTTTATTCTGTATCAACTGATACTCACTTCACTCATAAAGCATGGCACGATAATTCAGAAACAATCAACAAGATTGAATACGTTATGATTGGTGACCCTAACCAAAAAATTTCCCGCAACTTCGAAGTTCTGAACGAAGAAGATGGACTGGCAGAACGCGGAACATTCATCATCGATCCGGATGGCATCATCCAAACTGTTGAAATCAACGCTGGCGGAATTGGCCGTGACGCAAGCCAGGTTGTAAGCAAGCTTAAAGCAGCTCAATATGTACGCAACAACCCAGGTGAAGTTTGCCCGGCTAAGTGGAAAGAAGGATCTGAAACACTTAAGCCAAGCCTTGATCTAGTAGGTAAAATCTAA
- the ahpF gene encoding alkyl hydroperoxide reductase subunit F, with protein MLLDADIKAQLAQYLQMMEGDLLLKVSAGSDKVSSDMLALVDELANMSSHIKVERTELQRTPSFSVNRPGEDTGITFAGIPLGHEFTSLVLALLQVSGRAPKVDQKVIDQVKKIEGEYRFETYVSLSCHNCPDVVQALNVMSVLNPNISHTMIDGAAYKEEVDAKEIMAVPTVLLNGESFGSGRMSLEEILAKMGTGPDASEFADKGPYDVLVIGGGPAGSSAAIYAARKGIRTGIVAERFGGQVMDTLGIENFISVKHTEGPKLVASLEEHVKDYGIDVMNLQRAKRLEKKDLVEIELENGAVLKSKSVILSTGARWRNVNVPGEAEFKNKGVAYCPHCDGPLFEGKDVAVIGGGNSGVEAAIDLAGIVNHVTVIEFNPELKADAVLQERLNSLPNVTVITNAQTTEITGTDKVNGISYMDRETEQTHHVELQGVFVQIGLVPNTDWLGDQIERTRFGEIVVDKRGATNIPGVFAAGDCTDSAYKQIIISMGSGATAALGAFDYLIRN; from the coding sequence ATGTTACTTGATGCAGATATAAAAGCACAATTAGCTCAATATCTTCAGATGATGGAGGGCGACCTCCTTCTAAAAGTCAGCGCTGGATCAGACAAAGTATCCAGCGACATGCTGGCTTTAGTAGATGAGCTGGCCAATATGTCCTCCCACATTAAAGTTGAGCGTACTGAATTACAAAGGACGCCAAGCTTTAGTGTAAATCGTCCAGGTGAAGATACTGGCATTACCTTTGCAGGCATTCCTCTTGGACATGAATTTACTTCCTTAGTGCTTGCACTGCTTCAAGTCAGCGGAAGAGCACCTAAGGTTGACCAGAAAGTCATCGACCAGGTGAAGAAGATTGAGGGCGAATATCGTTTTGAAACTTATGTCAGCTTAAGCTGCCACAACTGCCCTGATGTAGTACAGGCTCTTAACGTCATGAGTGTTCTAAACCCTAATATTTCTCACACAATGATCGATGGTGCTGCTTACAAAGAAGAAGTAGATGCTAAAGAAATCATGGCAGTGCCGACAGTTCTATTAAATGGCGAATCATTCGGCAGCGGCCGTATGTCCCTAGAAGAAATTCTGGCGAAAATGGGAACAGGCCCTGACGCATCAGAATTTGCAGATAAGGGTCCTTATGATGTGCTGGTTATTGGCGGCGGTCCTGCTGGATCAAGTGCTGCCATCTATGCAGCACGCAAAGGCATTCGTACCGGCATCGTTGCTGAACGCTTTGGCGGCCAGGTCATGGATACTTTAGGCATCGAAAACTTCATTAGTGTGAAGCACACAGAAGGACCTAAGCTTGTTGCAAGCCTCGAAGAACATGTGAAAGATTATGGCATCGATGTCATGAATCTGCAGCGTGCCAAGAGACTTGAAAAGAAGGATCTTGTTGAAATCGAACTTGAAAACGGTGCTGTTCTGAAAAGTAAATCAGTCATCCTTTCAACTGGTGCACGCTGGAGAAACGTCAACGTGCCAGGCGAAGCAGAGTTCAAAAACAAAGGGGTCGCTTACTGCCCTCACTGTGATGGACCATTATTTGAAGGCAAAGATGTAGCTGTTATCGGCGGAGGCAACTCCGGTGTTGAAGCAGCGATTGACCTTGCAGGGATTGTTAACCATGTAACGGTTATCGAATTCAATCCTGAATTGAAAGCAGATGCCGTTCTGCAGGAACGCCTGAACAGCCTTCCTAACGTAACGGTTATTACAAATGCTCAAACAACTGAAATTACCGGAACTGACAAAGTAAACGGTATTTCATACATGGATCGTGAGACAGAACAAACACATCATGTTGAACTGCAAGGTGTGTTCGTCCAAATCGGCCTGGTTCCTAACACAGATTGGTTAGGCGACCAGATCGAGCGTACCCGCTTCGGCGAAATCGTTGTGGACAAGCGCGGTGCCACAAACATCCCAGGTGTATTTGCTGCAGGAGACTGTACAGACAGTGCCTATAAGCAGATCATTATTTCTATGGGATCCGGCGCTACCGCAGCTCTTGGTGCGTTTGACTATCTGATCCGAAATTAA
- a CDS encoding 6-phospho-alpha-glucosidase encodes MKTYKLAIAGGGSTYTPGIVRSLMDRLEDLPLSEIRFYDIDGERQSKVVVAAKAVIAEYTDSIKITETTDPETAFEDADFVFAQMRVGKYAMRELDEKIPLSHNVVGQETCGPGGLAYGLRTIFPMVELIDFVEKYAKESCWIVNYSNPASIVAEGVRKLRPNAKVINICDMPVATMRNMAGILGVEREDLVVDYFGLNHFGWFTKVEVDGVDRLPELREHISKWGLLTEDISKIDYRHADSSWIKTFKNIKPIMDFFPDYIPNPYLQYYLLPDYIVENSNKEYTRANEVMAGREKSLFETVSKFEETGILDDAFHVGVHGIFIVDVTVSIAQNLAKRYLVMVENNGTIPNLPADAMIEVPALITNKGPVPEYVGEIPSFHKAMIEQQLASEKILVEAITEGSYEKALQAFTLNKTIPSAIVAKKILDDLIEANKEYWPTLEKKYKEGILVH; translated from the coding sequence ATGAAAACGTATAAACTGGCGATTGCTGGCGGCGGAAGCACGTATACACCGGGTATTGTGAGAAGCTTAATGGATAGATTAGAAGATTTACCGTTATCTGAAATCAGATTTTACGATATTGATGGAGAACGTCAATCGAAGGTAGTAGTTGCAGCCAAAGCGGTTATTGCAGAGTATACAGATTCTATTAAAATTACCGAGACAACCGACCCGGAAACAGCATTTGAAGATGCAGACTTTGTATTTGCACAAATGCGTGTCGGCAAATATGCAATGAGGGAATTGGATGAAAAAATCCCTCTGTCACACAATGTGGTCGGCCAGGAAACATGTGGGCCAGGCGGACTGGCATATGGTTTAAGAACAATTTTTCCAATGGTTGAGCTGATTGATTTTGTAGAGAAATATGCGAAGGAATCATGCTGGATTGTGAACTATTCAAATCCTGCCTCCATTGTAGCGGAAGGGGTTCGCAAACTGCGTCCCAATGCTAAGGTCATTAACATCTGCGACATGCCGGTGGCAACAATGCGCAACATGGCGGGGATCCTTGGAGTTGAAAGAGAAGACCTTGTGGTAGATTACTTTGGTTTAAACCACTTCGGCTGGTTTACAAAAGTTGAAGTGGATGGAGTTGACCGTCTTCCTGAGCTTCGTGAGCATATCAGCAAATGGGGTCTGCTGACAGAGGACATTTCTAAAATCGACTATCGTCATGCCGATTCATCCTGGATTAAGACATTTAAGAACATCAAGCCGATAATGGATTTCTTCCCGGATTACATTCCGAACCCTTATCTGCAGTATTACCTGCTGCCGGATTATATTGTGGAGAACTCAAACAAAGAGTATACCCGTGCAAATGAGGTTATGGCTGGCAGAGAAAAATCATTATTTGAAACGGTCAGCAAGTTTGAGGAGACTGGCATCCTGGACGATGCATTCCATGTTGGTGTACACGGAATCTTTATTGTTGATGTCACTGTTTCCATTGCACAGAATCTGGCAAAACGCTATCTCGTAATGGTAGAAAACAATGGAACCATTCCTAACCTGCCTGCAGATGCCATGATTGAAGTGCCTGCCCTAATTACCAATAAGGGACCTGTTCCTGAGTATGTCGGAGAAATTCCGTCCTTCCACAAAGCCATGATCGAACAGCAATTGGCATCAGAGAAAATTCTAGTGGAGGCCATAACAGAAGGATCTTATGAAAAAGCCTTGCAGGCATTCACACTTAATAAGACGATTCCATCTGCCATTGTGGCGAAAAAGATACTGGATGATCTTATCGAAGCCAACAAGGAGTATTGGCCAACGCTTGAGAAGAAGTACAAAGAAGGTATATTGGTACATTGA
- a CDS encoding PTS transporter subunit EIIC translates to MKQVVNGLQLFGKSLFAPILILPIIGLFIAFGNVFGNGNLAQYVPLLENPMIQNVGKFISSSAVSILQNLALIFAVGIPIGLAKKDKGYAALTGLVTFVIFINAMHQVLNLSERLVSAEEMQISGQAMVLNVQVLEMGVFAGILIGALVGVLHNKYCDTEFKGVLSIYSGHRFVAILAIPSAMILGALAAEFWPIVQNGITALANGIRSLGDFGFLIYGFMERILIPTGLHHLVYTPFLYTELGGTATVAGEVVHGARNIYFAEMADPSVAVLSSTVNWDARGLAKMFGLIGAALAMYVTADKNKKAMAKAILLPAAVTSFLLGVTEPIEFAFLFTAPILFFIHAVLAGAGMMLLNIFGVHAIGANGVIDFLLYNLPLGTEKSNWPMFIVVGLIMFAAYFIIFRFLILKFNLKTPGREEGTEGEVQQADIQAKGNASAGSPIGETIVTALGGSGNIENVDNCYTRLRLVLKDPSAVDEQMLKATGSKGVIKSGNNVQVVYGLNVKSVRDQVDQKLGGLNYENV, encoded by the coding sequence ATGAAACAAGTGGTGAATGGTCTCCAGCTATTTGGAAAATCCTTGTTTGCCCCGATCTTAATATTACCAATCATTGGACTTTTCATTGCTTTTGGAAATGTTTTTGGTAACGGGAATCTGGCTCAATACGTCCCGCTTCTTGAAAATCCGATGATCCAAAATGTCGGGAAGTTTATCTCTTCTTCGGCAGTTTCAATACTTCAGAATCTCGCCCTGATCTTTGCTGTCGGCATTCCGATCGGCTTGGCAAAGAAGGATAAAGGTTATGCAGCTTTAACAGGATTAGTAACCTTTGTCATTTTTATTAATGCGATGCATCAGGTTCTGAATCTTTCAGAGCGTTTAGTTTCAGCAGAAGAAATGCAGATTTCCGGACAAGCAATGGTATTGAATGTTCAAGTTCTGGAAATGGGTGTTTTTGCAGGTATTTTAATCGGAGCTTTAGTTGGTGTTCTTCATAATAAATATTGCGATACAGAATTTAAAGGCGTTCTTTCCATCTATTCAGGTCACCGCTTTGTCGCCATTTTGGCAATACCAAGTGCAATGATTTTAGGAGCGCTTGCAGCAGAGTTTTGGCCGATTGTCCAGAATGGTATTACGGCACTGGCTAATGGTATTCGAAGCTTAGGAGACTTTGGTTTCCTTATCTATGGTTTTATGGAAAGAATCCTGATTCCGACAGGACTTCATCACCTCGTATATACACCGTTCTTGTATACAGAATTAGGCGGAACGGCAACGGTAGCAGGCGAAGTCGTCCATGGTGCAAGAAATATTTACTTTGCGGAAATGGCTGACCCAAGTGTGGCTGTATTAAGCAGCACAGTGAACTGGGATGCACGCGGCCTGGCAAAGATGTTCGGTTTAATTGGCGCAGCTTTAGCCATGTACGTTACAGCTGATAAAAATAAAAAAGCAATGGCAAAAGCGATTCTGCTGCCTGCAGCGGTCACTTCTTTCCTGCTTGGGGTAACGGAGCCGATTGAATTTGCGTTCCTATTTACCGCTCCAATCCTGTTCTTTATCCATGCCGTTCTGGCCGGTGCAGGAATGATGCTCTTAAACATCTTTGGTGTTCATGCCATCGGTGCCAATGGTGTCATTGACTTCCTTCTCTATAACTTGCCGCTTGGCACGGAGAAGTCTAATTGGCCGATGTTCATTGTCGTAGGATTGATCATGTTTGCAGCATACTTTATCATCTTCAGATTCCTGATTTTAAAATTCAACCTTAAGACACCTGGCCGTGAAGAAGGGACAGAAGGAGAGGTTCAGCAGGCAGACATTCAGGCAAAAGGAAATGCCTCAGCAGGATCTCCTATTGGAGAGACCATTGTAACGGCACTTGGCGGAAGCGGAAATATCGAAAATGTTGATAACTGTTATACAAGGTTGAGACTTGTTTTAAAGGATCCAAGTGCAGTGGATGAACAGATGTTAAAGGCAACCGGTTCAAAAGGTGTCATCAAGTCAGGCAACAATGTTCAGGTTGTATATGGACTAAATGTAAAATCTGTTCGGGATCAAGTCGATCAAAAACTGGGAGGACTTAACTATGAAAACGTATAA
- a CDS encoding MurR/RpiR family transcriptional regulator produces MDNTEKIFLDYTIDKELNQSEKEILSFLIESRIEDQQLSIRKAADELFVSTTSIIRLCKKLGFSGYSEFVYNLGLKVKKVHSSDAGSVEEIHLPMEAGINEFIKNISTTFDYIDEESIQEFLNEIEKHKMIYFYGAGFSTLFSNYLAKKLELFGYYVSNTSTSDSRAIFFNNIQKYRLMIVFSRSGETSKVIEKVQIAKEKGLKTVLFTGNDKSTTAKLADIVFTILDPTIESQREFEITSFESNMFMLIDIILILAIKKGIIQEY; encoded by the coding sequence ATGGATAATACAGAGAAGATCTTTTTAGATTACACAATTGATAAAGAGTTGAATCAGTCAGAGAAAGAGATACTCTCCTTTTTGATCGAAAGCAGAATAGAAGACCAGCAATTAAGTATTCGTAAAGCAGCAGATGAACTGTTTGTTTCAACTACGTCCATCATTCGTTTGTGTAAAAAGCTCGGGTTTAGCGGATATAGTGAGTTTGTATATAATCTTGGCCTTAAAGTGAAGAAAGTCCATAGTTCCGATGCTGGATCAGTAGAAGAGATCCATCTTCCAATGGAAGCAGGCATTAACGAATTTATAAAAAATATCAGCACAACATTCGATTACATAGATGAGGAGAGCATCCAGGAGTTTTTAAATGAAATTGAAAAGCATAAGATGATTTATTTTTACGGAGCAGGCTTCTCCACTCTGTTCTCTAATTATCTTGCTAAGAAATTGGAGCTTTTCGGATATTACGTTTCAAATACATCGACTAGCGACAGCCGGGCGATTTTCTTTAATAATATCCAGAAGTATCGGCTGATGATTGTCTTTTCGCGATCCGGGGAGACAAGCAAGGTGATTGAAAAAGTCCAGATTGCAAAGGAAAAGGGCTTAAAGACAGTTTTGTTCACAGGAAATGATAAAAGCACAACGGCGAAATTGGCTGATATTGTGTTTACTATTCTTGATCCGACCATCGAATCCCAGCGTGAATTTGAGATTACCTCATTTGAGTCGAATATGTTTATGCTCATTGATATAATCCTGATTCTGGCTATTAAAAAAGGGATTATCCAAGAATATTAG
- a CDS encoding DUF3298 and DUF4163 domain-containing protein → MAINFPVGIKTMTISTGPTKVVYYPRVSGMPNKQLQQLINNTIIRENQQLINEQTGNMDTTVVDLYGYYEIKNNQRDVLSLSLNNYVYHYHAAHGMTVIKSLTFDLQNGKQAALKDLFKPGSDYVKRISDLIAVQIKERDIPLLVDFTAIRPDQDFYIADKALIVYFQLYEITSYAYGFPMFPISVYDLQDIIDENGPLGRMAVN, encoded by the coding sequence GTGGCAATCAATTTTCCGGTAGGCATCAAAACGATGACAATCAGCACCGGGCCCACTAAAGTCGTATATTATCCCCGTGTATCAGGCATGCCGAATAAGCAGCTGCAGCAATTAATAAATAATACCATTATCAGGGAAAACCAGCAGCTTATTAACGAACAGACAGGCAATATGGATACAACCGTTGTGGATTTGTATGGATATTATGAGATTAAAAATAATCAGCGTGATGTGCTGAGTTTGTCTTTGAACAACTATGTGTATCATTATCATGCTGCTCATGGAATGACAGTTATAAAATCACTGACGTTTGATCTTCAGAACGGGAAGCAGGCGGCACTTAAGGATTTATTCAAGCCGGGAAGCGATTATGTCAAACGGATTTCAGACTTGATTGCTGTACAAATCAAAGAAAGAGACATTCCGCTCCTGGTTGATTTTACTGCAATCAGGCCAGACCAGGATTTTTACATTGCAGACAAAGCGCTTATTGTCTATTTCCAGCTATATGAAATCACGTCATACGCCTATGGATTCCCAATGTTTCCGATATCCGTTTATGATCTGCAGGATATTATTGATGAAAATGGGCCGCTGGGGAGGATGGCGGTGAATTAA
- a CDS encoding ABC transporter ATP-binding protein produces the protein MNQKQTSLKPFISLILSTKIPKTALIIGLTASILTTLTGLVVPLLTKNLVDGFSVESLSVPLIIGIGAAFIVQAIISGISIYLLSYVGQKVVARLRDRMWMKLIRLPVRYFDQQSSGQTVSRVVNDTSIVRELITNHFPQFITGIISIIGAIIILLVMDWKMTLLMLTSVPITLAIMIPLGRKMAKISRGLQDETAIFTGNITQTLGEIRLMKSSTAEQNEEEKGLDGIDKLLGYGLREARIFAMIGPTMYLIMMVVIVMIIAYGGMRVASGTMSTGSLVAFLLYLFQIIMPITSFAMFFTQLQKAKGATERIIEILEEPLEDGQDGIEMDISSKPITIQNVSFSYSAEESVLENISLEAQPGQMIALAGPSGSGKTTLFGLLERFYEPSAGEIKIGHTPIQQISLKSWRSQIGYVSQESAMMAGTIRENLCYGLEKPENISDEKLWEVTKMAYADQFIADFPKGLDTEVGERGVKLSGGQRQRIAIARAFLRDPKILMMDEATASLDSQSEGIVQQALTRLMEGRTTFVIAHRLSTIVDADQIVFIEKGSVTGIGTHYELTRTHELYREFAEQQLA, from the coding sequence ATGAATCAAAAGCAAACCAGCCTTAAACCCTTCATTTCACTTATTCTATCAACAAAAATCCCAAAGACTGCGCTTATCATTGGTTTAACAGCGAGCATTTTAACCACCCTGACCGGGCTGGTGGTTCCGCTGCTGACCAAAAATCTGGTGGACGGTTTTTCGGTTGAATCTTTAAGTGTTCCGCTCATCATCGGAATTGGGGCAGCCTTTATCGTCCAGGCCATCATAAGCGGGATCTCCATCTACCTGCTCAGCTATGTCGGTCAAAAAGTGGTGGCACGGCTTCGGGACCGAATGTGGATGAAGCTCATAAGGCTGCCGGTCCGTTATTTTGATCAGCAATCCAGCGGCCAGACTGTCAGCCGTGTAGTAAATGACACCAGCATTGTCAGGGAGCTGATTACCAATCACTTTCCGCAATTTATTACCGGTATTATCAGTATTATCGGTGCAATCATTATCCTGCTTGTGATGGACTGGAAAATGACCCTGCTGATGCTCACATCTGTTCCTATTACACTGGCCATTATGATTCCGCTTGGCAGAAAGATGGCAAAAATATCACGTGGCCTTCAAGATGAAACGGCCATTTTCACCGGAAACATTACCCAGACACTCGGTGAAATCCGTTTAATGAAGTCCTCAACTGCAGAACAAAATGAAGAAGAAAAAGGATTGGATGGCATCGACAAGCTGCTTGGCTATGGTCTGCGGGAAGCCCGCATTTTTGCCATGATTGGCCCGACGATGTATCTGATCATGATGGTGGTCATCGTCATGATTATCGCCTATGGAGGCATGCGTGTGGCCAGCGGAACGATGTCAACGGGTTCTCTTGTAGCCTTTTTGCTGTATTTGTTCCAGATTATTATGCCGATCACTTCATTTGCGATGTTTTTTACACAGCTGCAAAAAGCAAAAGGCGCAACAGAACGGATCATAGAAATCTTAGAAGAGCCTTTGGAGGATGGACAGGACGGAATCGAGATGGATATCAGCAGCAAGCCGATTACAATCCAAAACGTTTCTTTTTCCTATAGTGCAGAAGAAAGTGTCCTGGAAAATATCTCATTGGAAGCTCAGCCAGGCCAGATGATTGCATTAGCAGGTCCAAGCGGAAGCGGCAAAACCACCCTGTTTGGATTGCTTGAACGTTTTTACGAGCCTTCTGCAGGCGAGATTAAAATTGGCCATACACCCATCCAGCAGATATCGCTTAAGTCCTGGCGCAGTCAAATCGGCTATGTTTCACAGGAAAGCGCTATGATGGCAGGCACGATCCGCGAGAATTTATGCTATGGACTGGAAAAACCCGAAAACATTTCAGATGAGAAATTATGGGAAGTTACCAAAATGGCATATGCAGATCAATTCATTGCCGATTTTCCGAAAGGACTTGATACAGAAGTTGGTGAGCGGGGTGTGAAGCTTTCCGGAGGACAAAGGCAGAGGATTGCCATTGCGCGCGCATTCCTTCGCGACCCTAAAATATTGATGATGGACGAAGCAACCGCAAGCCTCGACAGTCAATCGGAAGGCATCGTCCAGCAGGCGCTTACCCGCTTAATGGAAGGCCGGACAACTTTCGTCATCGCCCACCGTCTTTCAACAATTGTCGATGCGGATCAAATTGTCTTTATTGAAAAAGGCAGTGTCACTGGAATTGGCACACATTATGAATTAACACGAACTCATGAGCTATACAGGGAATTTGCCGAGCAGCAGCTTGCATAA
- a CDS encoding sugar phosphate isomerase/epimerase family protein, which translates to MKLSLCTISFRHHLQSIDQIAHWAQNNGFQGIELWGVHAKNLAEDIHYGSEWLSSYDLETSMLSDYLPLDAPLPALMAEMNALCSLAHRWGTDKIRTFAGNKGSADISRLERIELVSRMKMLCKMAEAEGMQLLVETHPNTLTDNPSSALQLLEETDHPALRVNFDVLHIWESGVDPLFALKQLQPYVSHFHFKNIESRSKLGVFAPNNVYAAAGSREGMVSLFEGAVDYRLFLREAAEMMKMDASLEWFGPNVKSILAKDSREIKKVLQVEGAR; encoded by the coding sequence ATGAAACTTTCACTGTGCACCATCTCATTCCGGCATCATCTCCAATCGATCGACCAAATTGCCCACTGGGCCCAGAATAATGGGTTCCAGGGAATTGAACTATGGGGTGTCCATGCCAAAAATCTGGCGGAAGATATCCATTATGGAAGTGAGTGGCTGAGCTCATATGATCTGGAGACAAGTATGCTGAGCGACTATTTGCCCCTGGATGCACCGCTTCCTGCCTTAATGGCCGAAATGAACGCACTCTGTTCACTAGCGCACCGCTGGGGAACAGACAAAATACGGACATTTGCCGGGAACAAGGGCAGTGCGGATATCAGCAGATTAGAGCGGATTGAGCTTGTTTCGCGCATGAAGATGCTTTGTAAAATGGCTGAAGCAGAGGGAATGCAGCTCTTGGTCGAGACTCATCCGAATACTTTGACAGACAATCCATCTTCTGCACTTCAGCTTCTTGAGGAAACGGACCATCCGGCGCTCAGGGTTAATTTTGATGTCCTGCACATATGGGAATCAGGGGTGGATCCTCTATTTGCTCTTAAACAGCTCCAGCCCTATGTTTCGCATTTTCATTTCAAAAATATTGAGTCACGCAGCAAGCTTGGCGTCTTTGCCCCTAATAATGTATATGCAGCAGCAGGCAGCAGGGAAGGCATGGTTTCACTCTTTGAAGGAGCGGTGGACTATCGTCTGTTTTTAAGAGAGGCTGCTGAAATGATGAAAATGGACGCTTCACTGGAATGGTTCGGGCCAAATGTGAAAAGCATTCTGGCAAAAGACAGCAGGGAGATTAAGAAGGTTCTTCAGGTTGAAGGAGCAAGGTAA
- a CDS encoding DUF6005 family protein gives MIKVHCFVSCVCEAVKKTEGADHRPYYFGVWDADFDVLENGVLTYHSKRIDHNFFHQWYEMLYGIKLHKWYDEKQSKQENIKEMLSLLENKKPHQYVMVMLDLSKLPERENKFHQSPFPHYVMLEKTENEEEWFMYDPDFRWEGVLSKERILAAIEDPSAEGGYFFDASDIIMPTAETVEAYFNTCIKHDCNPMTDAVAKIIELHAAGEEKFPLSGLTLALRELPVLAIRKYAYEHAFAFFWESLGYDEEGFEAWCDEIEKLVKGYTAIQYRAMKLAMTGNRLLLDEIAEKLEEQNILEFKIKSGLQESFEAWSELQQSQNMKEAIL, from the coding sequence ATGATTAAAGTGCATTGTTTTGTAAGCTGTGTGTGCGAAGCGGTCAAAAAGACAGAAGGCGCTGACCATCGTCCTTATTATTTCGGAGTATGGGATGCCGATTTCGATGTGCTGGAAAATGGAGTGTTAACGTATCATTCCAAACGGATCGACCATAATTTTTTTCACCAGTGGTATGAAATGCTTTATGGCATCAAGCTGCATAAATGGTACGACGAAAAGCAAAGCAAGCAGGAAAATATAAAGGAAATGCTGAGTTTGCTGGAAAACAAGAAGCCTCATCAATATGTCATGGTGATGCTCGATTTGTCAAAGCTCCCTGAGCGGGAAAATAAATTTCATCAGAGCCCTTTTCCCCATTATGTAATGCTGGAAAAGACGGAAAACGAAGAGGAATGGTTTATGTATGATCCGGACTTCCGCTGGGAAGGAGTGCTTTCAAAAGAGCGGATCCTGGCTGCCATTGAGGATCCTTCAGCTGAAGGCGGTTATTTCTTTGATGCATCTGACATTATTATGCCAACTGCCGAAACGGTTGAAGCGTATTTTAACACATGCATCAAGCATGACTGCAATCCAATGACAGATGCTGTTGCAAAGATTATCGAGCTTCATGCTGCTGGAGAGGAAAAGTTTCCGCTGTCAGGGCTGACACTGGCTTTAAGGGAATTGCCTGTTCTCGCCATACGGAAGTATGCCTATGAGCATGCTTTTGCGTTTTTCTGGGAATCGCTTGGCTATGATGAAGAAGGCTTTGAAGCCTGGTGTGATGAAATCGAAAAACTTGTGAAAGGCTATACAGCCATCCAATACAGGGCCATGAAGCTCGCTATGACTGGTAATAGGCTGTTATTGGATGAAATTGCTGAAAAACTGGAAGAACAGAATATCCTGGAATTTAAAATAAAAAGTGGACTGCAGGAGAGCTTTGAGGCTTGGTCTGAACTGCAGCAATCTCAAAATATGAAGGAGGCCATTCTATGA
- the asbD gene encoding petrobactin biosynthesis protein AsbD — MTRQEILQIIHDILRDQLELPSMKAFHEDARLNEDLYMDSIMILQLILHLEVDMGFEIPDEMLVSKDFRTVGSLADFLERQQEPAAAEGSK, encoded by the coding sequence ATGACTAGGCAAGAAATCTTACAGATAATCCATGACATTTTACGAGATCAATTAGAGCTTCCTTCTATGAAGGCTTTCCATGAAGATGCACGCTTAAATGAAGATTTGTATATGGATTCCATTATGATTCTGCAGCTGATCCTTCATTTGGAAGTAGACATGGGATTTGAAATTCCAGATGAAATGCTTGTGTCAAAAGATTTCCGAACGGTAGGAAGCCTGGCTGATTTTCTGGAGCGACAGCAGGAGCCGGCTGCAGCGGAGGGCTCCAAATGA